TCCAGAAGTAGGAAATACATTGAAATTAGCTAACATTCCATTGGGTTCAATTGTACATAACATTGAAATCCAACCAGGACGTGGAGCACAAATGGCACGTAGTGCTGGTGCTTATGCTCAATTGGCAGCACGTGACGGAAAGTATGCAACTGTTAAAATGCCTTCAGGTGAAGTAAGATCTATCTTAGTTACTTGTTTAGCAACTATCGGTGCAGTTTCTAACTCGGATCATGCAAATGAAGTATTAGGTAAAGCAGGTCGTAAACGTTGGTTAGGACGTCGTCCTAGAACGCGTCCGGTAGCGATGAACCCAGTCGATCACCCAATGGGTGGTGGTGAGGGTCGCTCATCAGGAGGTCAGCCTCGCTCAAGAAACGGTATGTATGCTAAAGGATACAAAACCCGTTCACTTAAAAAATACTCAAATCGTTTCATCATAGAGAAAAGGAAGAAATAATGGCTCGTTCGATAAAAAAAGGACCTTATATTGACCATAACGTAGAGAAGAAAGTAGTATCTATGAATGATTCAGGCAAAAGGTCTGTAATTAAAACTTGGTCTCGCAGATCAATGATTTCACCAGATTTTGTGGGTCATACATTTGCAGTGCATAACGGTAATAAATTTATACCGGTATACGTAACAGAAAACATGGTTGGTCACAAGCTGGGAGAGTTTGCTCCAACCAGAACATTTAGGGGTCACTCTGAAAAGAAAAAATAATTAAGAGATGGAAGCAGTAGCGAAATTAAACAATTGTCCAACCTCACCACGTAAAATGCGTTTGGTTGTAGATCTTATCAGAGGTGAGCGTGTTGAGAAAGCTTTACATATTTTAAAGTTTACCAATAAAGATGCGGCAATAAGAGTTGAGAAACTATTATTATCAGCGATCAAAAACTGGGAAACTAAAAATGAAGGTTCTCGCCCTGAAGAAAACCAGTTATACGTGAAAACGATAATGGTAGGCGGTGGTCGTCAATTAAAAAGACTTAGACCAGCACCTCAAGGACGTGGTTACAGAATCCGTAAGCGTTCAAACCATGTAACTTTGGTAGTAGATAGTAAAAACGTTGAAACTCAAACTAATTAACAGAAATGGGACAAAAAGCACATCCAATAGGAAACAGGTTAGGGATCATCAAAGGTTGGGATTCTAACTGGTTCGGTGGCAACAACTATGCTGATAAATTAGTTGAGGACGAAAAAATAAGAAAATACCTTTCTGCACGTATCGCAAAAGGCGGTGTAGCTAAAGTGGTAATCGAACGTACGTTAAAACGTATTACGGTAACTATCCACACAGCTCGTCCGGGTATTGTGATCGGTAAAGCAGGAGCTGAGGTGGATAAGATCAAAGAAGAGTTGAAGAAATTGACTAAAAAGGAAATTCAAATCAACATTTTTGAGATCAAACGTCCTGAGCTTGATGCACAATTAGTTGCAGAAGGTGTTGCAAAACAATTAGAAGCAAGGATCTCATTCCGTAGAGCAATGAAATCTACTATTGCATCAACAATGCGTATGGGTGCTGAAGGTATCAAAATTATGACCTCTGGTCGTTTAGGTGGTGCTGAGATGGCTCGTAGCGAACAGTATAAAGAAGGAAGAATTCCTTTGCATACTTTCCGTGCTGACATTGACTATGCTTTAGCAGAAGCTTTAACTACTTATGGTAAAATAGGTGTTAAAGTATGGATCTGTAAAGGTGAAGTTTACGGTAAACGTGATCTTTCTCCAAACATCGGTGCTGTGAGCAATGCTCCAGGTAAAGGTGGCAGACCAGAAGGTGCTTTCGGTGGTGGAAGAGACAGAGATAACCGTGGCGGTGGCGACAGAAGAAACGACAATAAAGGTCGTGGCGGAAGAGGTCCAGGTCAAGGCGGTCCTGGTGCAGGAAGAGATAATAGAGGCGGAAATACTCCTAATAGAGGTCCTCGTAAATAATTAGTTAACAGATCGTTTAACGATAATATTAGAATAAGATGTTACAGCCAAAAAGAACGAAGTTCAGAAAGATGCAAAAAGGCAGAATGAAAGGTTTAGCAACTCGTGGTGCTGAATTATCATTCGGGTCTTTCGGGATCAAATCTTTAGAGTCGACTTGGATTACAAGTCGTCAGATAGAGGCAGCCCGTATTGCGGTAACTCGTTTCATGAAACGTGAAGGCCAGGTGTGGATTAGAATATTCCCGGACAAACCGGTAACTAAGAAACCAGCTGAGGTACGTATGGGTAAAGGTAAGGGTGCTCCAGAATACTGGGTTGCCGTTGTTAGACCCGGACGTATTATTTTTGAAGCCGAAGGTGTTCCTTTAGAAATTGCTAAAGAAGCAATGAGATTAGCGGCCCAAAAATTGCCGATCCAAACAAAATTTGTAGTACGTAGAGATTACGTAGAAGCATAAAAAAGCTCTTGGGTTGAATGTTGTAAGTAACTTGTTATTATAACCGCTAGACCCAAGGCATAAAAATTAATAAAATGAAGAACTCAGAAATCACAGGGCTTTCACAAGAAGAACTAGTAGCCAGGATTGCAGAAGAAACTGAAAACTTAGTAAAGTTAAGATTTGCACATACAATTTCGGCTATTGAGAATCCTACCCGTATCAAAAAGGTAAGAAGGGATATTGCCCGATTAAACACTGAAGTGACTAAGCGTAAAGCTCAGTCTGCTACTGAAACTAAATAACTTTAGAGTCGAAATGGAAAGACAATTAAGAAAAACAAGAACCGGGTTGGTGGTAAGCAACAAAATGGATAAATCTATTGTTGTAGCGGTAGAACGTAAAGTGAAACACCCGATCTATGGTAAGTTTGTTAAGAAAACTACCAAATTTATGGCTCATGACGAGAAAAACGATTGCGGTATTGGTGATACAGTACTGATCATGGAGACTCGTCCGCTGAGTAAAAACAAGAACTGGAGATTAGTTGAAATTTTAGAAAGGGCTAAATAAGATGGTACAACAGGAATCAAGATTAAACGTAGCCGACAATAGCGGCGCAAAAGAAGTATTGGTTATCCGTGTACTTGGTGGTACTGGAAAAAGATATGCTTCTATTGGTGACAAAATCGTTGTTACCGTTAAAAGTGCACTACCTTCCGGAAACATCAAAAAAGGAACCGTTTCTAAAGCAGTGGTTGTAAGAACAAGAAAAGAAATCAGACGTAAAGATGGTTCTTACATTCGTTTCGACGACAATGCAGCAGTATTATTAAATGCACAAGATGAGCCGCGTGGTACACGTATTTTCGGCCCGGTAGCAAGAGAACTGCGTGAAAAACAATTCATGAAAATTGTATCATTAGCACCGGAGGTATTATAAAATGAAAAATAAAGTAACTACACCAAAGATAAAAATCCGTAAAGGAGATTTAGTTAAGGTAATCGCTGGCGATTCAAAAGGCCAACAAGGTACAGTGCTTTCTGTATTAATTTCAAAAAGCAGAATCCTTGTAGAAGGTGTTAACCTTGTATCAAAACATACAAAACCAAATGCTGCTACTCCAAACGGAGGTATCATTAAAAAAGAGGCTGCTCTTCATATTTCTAACGTAGCATTAGTTGATCCTAAAACAGGTGCAACTACTCGCGTTGGCAGAAAGCTAAATGCTGATGGGAAATTAGTTAGGGTTAGTAAAAAATCAGGAGAGGAGATCAAATAATGACTTACGTACCAAGATTAAAAAGTAAATATAAAGAGGAAATTGTAACTGCACTTAAAGATAAGTTCAATTACAAAAGCGTAATGCAGGTTCCTAAGTTAGAGAAAATCTCTATCAACCAGGGTGTTGGACGTTTCTCTGTAACTGACAAAAAAATTATGGACAGCTCTATTTTAGAGATGACTACAATTACTGGTCAGCAAGCAGTTGGAGCAAAATCTAAAAAAGATATCTCAAACTTTAAATTACGTAAAGGTATGCCGGTTGGTGTACGTGTAACTTTGCGTGATAATAACATGTATGAGTTTTTAGATCGTTTAATTTCCGTAGCTTTACCTCGTATCCGTGATTTCAAAGGTATCAATGATAAAGGTTTTGATGGAAAAGGTAACTACACATTAGGTGTTACTGAGCAAATCATCTTCCCTGAGATCAACATCGACAAAATCAGCAAGATTTTAGGTATGGATATTACGTTTGTAACCAGCGCTACTACTGATGTTGAAGCATTGGAATTATTAAAACAATTTGGATTACCATTTAAAAACCAAAATAACACAAATTCATAATGGCAAAAGAAGGTGTAAAAGCTCGCGAAATTAAGCGCCAAAAACTGGTAGCTAAATATGCTGATAAACGTGCAGAACTTAAAGCTGCCGGTGATTATGAAGGATTAGATAAGTTACCAAAAAACTCATCTGCAGTACGTTTACACAATCGTTGTAAATTAACTGGACGTCCTCGTGGTTACATGCGTACTTTCGGTATATCAAGGGTATTGTTCCGTGATATGGCTTTAGCAGGTAAAATCCCTGGAGTAAGAAAAGCAAGCTGGTAAAACAGCTTTCTTTATGCCAAGGGATTTTCCCGAGGCTGGAAACAAAAAATTAACCGATGGCAGGTCGTCCCGAATACGATAGGAAGGAAACCACCGTCACAATTATATAAAAATGAATACAGATCCAATAGCAGATTATCTTACAAGAGTAAGAAATGCCATCAAGGCAAATCATAGAATTGTAGAAATTCCTGCATCAAACCTTAAAAAAGAAATCACTAAAGTTCTTTTTGACAAAGGTTACATTGCTAATTACAAGTTTGAGGACACTACGGCTCAAGGAACAATCAAAATCGCTTTGAAATACAATGCGATCACTAAGATCCCTGCAATCCGTACATTGACCCGTATCAGCAAACCAGGTTTAAGGCAATATGCCGGCGTAGAAAATATGCCAAGAGTATTAAACGGTTTAGGTATCGCAATCTTGTCTACATCTAAAGGTGTGATGACAGATAAAGAAGCAGCCAAACTAAACATTGGTGGCGAAGTTTTGTGTCACGTTTATTAATTAAAGGAGGATAGCAAAATGTCAAGAATAGGAAAAGCCCCAATTAATGTACCTGCAGGTGTAACGATTACAGTAGCTAAAGATAACTTGGTGACTGTTAAAGGACCTAAAGGAGAATTGACTCAAGCAGTTGATTCTGATATCACTGTAAGTCAGGAAGACGGAGTACTTACTGTATCCCGTCCCTCAGAGCAGAAAAGACACAAAGCATTGCACGGATTATACCGTTCATTGTTAAACAATATGGTTGTTGGTGTAACAGAAGGATATAAAATTTCTCAGGAATTAGTAGGTGTTGGTTACCGTGCTACAAACACAGGAAACACATTAGACTTAGTTCTGGGTTATTCTCACCACTATGTATTCCAATTACCGGAAGAAATTAAAGTAACAACAACATCTGAAAAAGGTCAGACTCCTAAAATCATTTTAGAAAGTATTGACAAACAATTGATCGGACAAGTAGCAGCGAAAATCCGCTCGTTACGTACTCCTGAGCCATATAAAGGTAAAGGTATCAAGTTTGTAGGTGAAGTGTTAAGAAGAAAAGCAGGTAAATCAGCTTCTAAAAAATAATCAAAATGGCAGGAAAAAAATTATCTCGTAGAGATCGTATAAAAAAAGGAATCAGAAAAAGATTAACAGGTTCTGAAAGCCGTCCACGTCTATCGGTATATAGAAGCAATAAAGGAATTTATGCTCAAATCATTAACGACGTAACCGGTAATACAATTGTATCAGCTTCGTCTTTATCAAAAGACTTTTCTGGAACTGGAAACAAATCTGAACAATCAGTAGCTGTAGGTAAATTAGTAGCTGAAAAAGCGATCGCAGCTGGTGTTAAAGAAGTAGTTTTCGATAGAAATGGCTATTTGTACCATGGACGTGTTAAATCGTTGGCAGAAGGTGCTCGCGAAGCTGGTTTAGTATTTTAATCTGAAAATAGGATAAGAATGTCAACTATCAATATAAAAAGAGTTAAGACTAGCGAGATCGAATTAAAAGATCGTTTAGTTAGCATACAACGTGTTGCCAAAGTAACTAAAGGTGGACGTACTTTCAGCTTCTCAGCCATCGTGGTTGTGGGAGATGAAAACGGAATCGTAGGTTACGGTTTAGGTAAAGCAAAAGAGGTAACTGAAGCAATTGCTAAAGGTATCGATGATGCTAAAAAGAACTTGGTAAAAGTTCCTCTGTTAAACGGTACTGTTCCTCATGAGCAAATCGGTAAATTCTCTGGTGGTTTTGTATTAATCAAACCAGCAGCAGTAGGTACAGGTGTTATTGCAGGTGGTGCAATGCGTGCAGTATTAGAGAGTGCCGGAGTACATAACGTATTGGCAAAGTCTAAAGGTTCATCAAATCCTCACAACGTGGTAAAAGCAACTGTTGATGCTTTAACTAAAATGCGCGATGCTTATACTGTCGCTCAGCAACGTGGTGTCGATTTAAATAAAGTTTTTAACGGATAATATTATGGCTAAGATCAAAATAACCCAGGTAAAAAGCATTATCGATAGAAGCGAACGCCAAAAAAGAACGATGAAAGCATTAGGTTTAACTAAAATGAACCAAAGTGTAGAAGTGGAAGCTAACGCTGCCATCATCGGAATGGTGAGAAAAGTGAATCACTTAGTTGCTATAGAGAGTATATAAATTTTTAAAGGTTGTAAATGTAGTTTATATAATTACATTTGCAACCTTTAAATATGTTTAATCGTTGCCCTGATTAGTGAAAGCGAAGGGCAGCACAAGTTTCAAAAAATGAACTTAAGTAATCTAAAACCTGCA
This region of Pedobacter steynii genomic DNA includes:
- the rplB gene encoding 50S ribosomal protein L2 → MGLRKFKPVTPGTRFRVGASFTEITATKPEKSLVVSSKKSGGRNNTGKMTMRYMGGGHKKSYRLIDFKRDKFDIPATVATVEYDPNRTARIALLHYVDGEKRYIIAPEGLQVGQTVVSGDTATPEVGNTLKLANIPLGSIVHNIEIQPGRGAQMARSAGAYAQLAARDGKYATVKMPSGEVRSILVTCLATIGAVSNSDHANEVLGKAGRKRWLGRRPRTRPVAMNPVDHPMGGGEGRSSGGQPRSRNGMYAKGYKTRSLKKYSNRFIIEKRKK
- the rpsS gene encoding 30S ribosomal protein S19, which codes for MARSIKKGPYIDHNVEKKVVSMNDSGKRSVIKTWSRRSMISPDFVGHTFAVHNGNKFIPVYVTENMVGHKLGEFAPTRTFRGHSEKKK
- the rplV gene encoding 50S ribosomal protein L22, translated to MEAVAKLNNCPTSPRKMRLVVDLIRGERVEKALHILKFTNKDAAIRVEKLLLSAIKNWETKNEGSRPEENQLYVKTIMVGGGRQLKRLRPAPQGRGYRIRKRSNHVTLVVDSKNVETQTN
- the rpsC gene encoding 30S ribosomal protein S3 — its product is MGQKAHPIGNRLGIIKGWDSNWFGGNNYADKLVEDEKIRKYLSARIAKGGVAKVVIERTLKRITVTIHTARPGIVIGKAGAEVDKIKEELKKLTKKEIQINIFEIKRPELDAQLVAEGVAKQLEARISFRRAMKSTIASTMRMGAEGIKIMTSGRLGGAEMARSEQYKEGRIPLHTFRADIDYALAEALTTYGKIGVKVWICKGEVYGKRDLSPNIGAVSNAPGKGGRPEGAFGGGRDRDNRGGGDRRNDNKGRGGRGPGQGGPGAGRDNRGGNTPNRGPRK
- the rplP gene encoding 50S ribosomal protein L16, translating into MLQPKRTKFRKMQKGRMKGLATRGAELSFGSFGIKSLESTWITSRQIEAARIAVTRFMKREGQVWIRIFPDKPVTKKPAEVRMGKGKGAPEYWVAVVRPGRIIFEAEGVPLEIAKEAMRLAAQKLPIQTKFVVRRDYVEA
- the rpmC gene encoding 50S ribosomal protein L29; the encoded protein is MKNSEITGLSQEELVARIAEETENLVKLRFAHTISAIENPTRIKKVRRDIARLNTEVTKRKAQSATETK
- the rpsQ gene encoding 30S ribosomal protein S17; its protein translation is MERQLRKTRTGLVVSNKMDKSIVVAVERKVKHPIYGKFVKKTTKFMAHDEKNDCGIGDTVLIMETRPLSKNKNWRLVEILERAK
- the rplN gene encoding 50S ribosomal protein L14 is translated as MVQQESRLNVADNSGAKEVLVIRVLGGTGKRYASIGDKIVVTVKSALPSGNIKKGTVSKAVVVRTRKEIRRKDGSYIRFDDNAAVLLNAQDEPRGTRIFGPVARELREKQFMKIVSLAPEVL
- the rplX gene encoding 50S ribosomal protein L24 → MKNKVTTPKIKIRKGDLVKVIAGDSKGQQGTVLSVLISKSRILVEGVNLVSKHTKPNAATPNGGIIKKEAALHISNVALVDPKTGATTRVGRKLNADGKLVRVSKKSGEEIK
- the rplE gene encoding 50S ribosomal protein L5 yields the protein MTYVPRLKSKYKEEIVTALKDKFNYKSVMQVPKLEKISINQGVGRFSVTDKKIMDSSILEMTTITGQQAVGAKSKKDISNFKLRKGMPVGVRVTLRDNNMYEFLDRLISVALPRIRDFKGINDKGFDGKGNYTLGVTEQIIFPEINIDKISKILGMDITFVTSATTDVEALELLKQFGLPFKNQNNTNS
- the rpsN gene encoding 30S ribosomal protein S14, whose amino-acid sequence is MAKEGVKAREIKRQKLVAKYADKRAELKAAGDYEGLDKLPKNSSAVRLHNRCKLTGRPRGYMRTFGISRVLFRDMALAGKIPGVRKASW
- the rpsH gene encoding 30S ribosomal protein S8, with protein sequence MNTDPIADYLTRVRNAIKANHRIVEIPASNLKKEITKVLFDKGYIANYKFEDTTAQGTIKIALKYNAITKIPAIRTLTRISKPGLRQYAGVENMPRVLNGLGIAILSTSKGVMTDKEAAKLNIGGEVLCHVY
- the rplF gene encoding 50S ribosomal protein L6 gives rise to the protein MSRIGKAPINVPAGVTITVAKDNLVTVKGPKGELTQAVDSDITVSQEDGVLTVSRPSEQKRHKALHGLYRSLLNNMVVGVTEGYKISQELVGVGYRATNTGNTLDLVLGYSHHYVFQLPEEIKVTTTSEKGQTPKIILESIDKQLIGQVAAKIRSLRTPEPYKGKGIKFVGEVLRRKAGKSASKK
- the rplR gene encoding 50S ribosomal protein L18; translated protein: MIKMAGKKLSRRDRIKKGIRKRLTGSESRPRLSVYRSNKGIYAQIINDVTGNTIVSASSLSKDFSGTGNKSEQSVAVGKLVAEKAIAAGVKEVVFDRNGYLYHGRVKSLAEGAREAGLVF
- the rpsE gene encoding 30S ribosomal protein S5; translation: MSTINIKRVKTSEIELKDRLVSIQRVAKVTKGGRTFSFSAIVVVGDENGIVGYGLGKAKEVTEAIAKGIDDAKKNLVKVPLLNGTVPHEQIGKFSGGFVLIKPAAVGTGVIAGGAMRAVLESAGVHNVLAKSKGSSNPHNVVKATVDALTKMRDAYTVAQQRGVDLNKVFNG
- the rpmD gene encoding 50S ribosomal protein L30, yielding MAKIKITQVKSIIDRSERQKRTMKALGLTKMNQSVEVEANAAIIGMVRKVNHLVAIESI